A stretch of Bacillus pseudomycoides DNA encodes these proteins:
- the rpiB gene encoding ribose 5-phosphate isomerase B, whose product MKVVVASDHGGMNIRKEIVSLLEELNIEYIDLGCECEAGSVDYPDFAFPAAEMVVNGEVDRGILICGTGIGMSIAANKVHGIRCALVHDTFSARATREHNDTNMLAMGERVIGAGLARDIAKIWLTTDYEGGRHENRVGKIKTYEAK is encoded by the coding sequence ATGAAAGTAGTGGTAGCATCTGATCACGGTGGAATGAATATTCGTAAAGAAATCGTAAGTTTATTAGAAGAACTAAATATTGAATATATTGATTTAGGATGTGAATGTGAAGCGGGTTCTGTTGATTATCCTGATTTTGCATTTCCAGCGGCGGAAATGGTTGTAAACGGTGAAGTAGACCGTGGTATTTTAATTTGTGGGACAGGTATTGGTATGTCAATTGCAGCAAACAAAGTACACGGTATTCGTTGTGCGTTAGTTCACGATACATTTAGTGCAAGAGCAACAAGAGAACATAATGATACAAATATGTTAGCGATGGGTGAGCGCGTAATTGGTGCAGGTTTAGCGCGTGATATCGCAAAAATTTGGCTAACAACTGATTATGAAGGTGGACGTCACGAAAACCGCGTAGGGAAAATTAAAACATACGAAGCGAAGTAA
- a CDS encoding low molecular weight protein arginine phosphatase: MKRVLFVCTGNTCRSPMAEALFRHYGRGNFEAKSAGVFASSGSDASLYARDALAEKGIKAAHVSQQITEELLEWADTVLTMTESHKQLVIGYYPSAGEKVYTFYEFVEGTRKDISDPFGGSLAIYQSTLVEMEKLVQTLLEKHSEG; the protein is encoded by the coding sequence ATGAAGCGAGTGTTGTTTGTTTGCACTGGAAATACATGTCGTAGCCCAATGGCAGAGGCTTTGTTTCGTCACTATGGGAGAGGGAATTTTGAGGCGAAGTCTGCAGGTGTTTTCGCTAGTTCTGGAAGTGACGCATCTTTGTATGCAAGAGATGCATTAGCAGAAAAGGGAATTAAAGCAGCGCATGTTTCGCAGCAAATAACGGAAGAATTACTTGAGTGGGCTGATACGGTACTTACGATGACAGAAAGCCATAAACAACTTGTGATTGGGTACTATCCGAGTGCTGGAGAAAAGGTATATACATTCTATGAATTTGTAGAGGGTACAAGGAAGGATATTTCAGACCCGTTTGGCGGTTCTCTTGCTATTTATCAATCAACATTAGTAGAGATGGAAAAACTTGTACAAACTTTATTGGAAAAGCATTCAGAAGGTTAA
- a CDS encoding TIGR01440 family protein — translation MTEIVKVKEQLQTSLSDFQKQASLQRGQIFVVGCSTSEVLGERIGTSGTMEVAEAIFSELKQFQVQTGIELAFQCCEHLNRAVVVEREVAMKYQFEIVTVTPVRSAGGALATYAYHNLNDPVVVEFIKADAGMDIGDTFIGMHLKHVAVPIRTSVKEIGAAHVTMAKTRTKLIGGARAVYTAVEETVTCS, via the coding sequence ATGACGGAAATAGTAAAAGTGAAAGAGCAGCTACAAACATCGCTTTCTGATTTTCAAAAGCAAGCTTCTTTACAAAGAGGTCAAATTTTTGTAGTGGGCTGTAGTACGAGCGAAGTGCTGGGAGAGAGAATTGGGACATCAGGAACGATGGAAGTAGCGGAAGCAATTTTTTCTGAGCTAAAACAATTTCAAGTGCAAACTGGTATAGAACTGGCATTCCAATGTTGTGAACATTTAAATCGTGCTGTAGTAGTCGAGAGAGAAGTGGCAATGAAGTATCAATTTGAAATTGTAACCGTTACGCCCGTTAGATCAGCTGGTGGTGCATTAGCAACATATGCCTATCACAATCTAAATGATCCTGTAGTAGTAGAGTTTATCAAAGCAGATGCAGGCATGGATATCGGTGATACTTTTATTGGTATGCATTTAAAACATGTTGCAGTTCCAATCCGCACAAGTGTAAAAGAGATTGGAGCTGCACACGTAACGATGGCCAAGACACGCACGAAACTTATTGGTGGTGCGCGTGCTGTGTATACAGCAGTAGAAGAAACAGTTACTTGTAGCTAA